A single region of the Gopherus evgoodei ecotype Sinaloan lineage chromosome 3, rGopEvg1_v1.p, whole genome shotgun sequence genome encodes:
- the LOC115647760 gene encoding keratin, type II cytoskeletal 5-like isoform X3, which produces MSRQSTVRVQSGKQGFSASSAIIPNSCRTSYSSCSVSRARGCGAGAGRVVGGGSCFGSRSLYNLGGSKRISMAGSSGGFLCGAPGPVGAGYGFGFGGGAGGGYGLAGAGFGGGRVGLGFPVCPPGGIQEVTINQSLLTPLNLEIDPTIQRVRKEEKEQIKTLNNQFASFIDKVRFLEQQNRVLETKWSLLQEQGQKTVKNNIEPLFENYIGNLRRQLNNLMNERGRLEGELNNMQNVVEDFKNRYEDEINKRTTAENEFVTLKKDVDGAYMNKVELVAKVDSLTDEINFLRAVYEEELAQMQIQISNTSVVLSMDNNRDLDLDGIIAEVKAQYEEIANRSRAEAESWYQTKYEELQVTAGRHGDDLRNTKHEISELNRIVQRLRNEIDNVKRQCANLQAAIAEAEERGELALKDAQGKLAELEDALQKAKGDLARQLREYQELMNVKLALDIEIATYRKLLEGEENRLCGDGVGAVNISVVTSNVGGGYGSRSGLGIGGGSGFGVGGGSSVCIGGESSLGLGGGLSVGGSSFSSGSGRGIGGLSLGGGSGSSVKFISTTSSTKRSYRS; this is translated from the exons ATGTCTCGCCAATCCACTGTAAGGGTCCAGAGTGGAAAACAGGGCTTCAGTGCCTCTTCTGCCATCATCCCAAACAGCTGCCGCACCAGCTACAGCTCATGTTCTGTATCCCGGGCCAGAGGTTGCGGTGCTGGTGCTGGAAGGGTTGTTGGCGGTGGCAGTTGCTTTGGCAGCAGAAGCCTCTACAACCTAGGCGGATCTAAAAGAATCTCCATGGCTGGAAGCAGTGGTGGCTTCCTGTGTGGTGCTCCAGGCCCAGTTGGCGCTGGCTATGGATTCGGTTTCGGTGGCGGAGCAGGCGGCGGCTATGGGTTAGCTGGCGCTGGGTTTGGTGGGGGAAGAGTTGGCCTTGGGTTCCCTGTTTGTCCACCTGGAGGGATCCAAGAAGTAACCATCAACCAGAGCCTTCTAACACCTCTCAACTTGGAAATCGACCCCACCATCCAGAGGGTGCGTAAAGAGGAGAAGGAGCAAATCAAGACTCTCAACAACCAATTCGCCTCCTTCATTGACAAG GTCCGATTCCTCGAGCAGCAAAATAGGGTGCTGGAAACCAAATGGAGCCTGCTGCAGGAACAGGGACAAAAAACCGTGAAAAACAACATTGAGCCCCTCTTTGAAAATTACATTGGTAATCTCAGGAGGCAGCTGAACAACCTGATGAATGAGAGAGGAAGACTTGAAGGGGAGCTGAACAACATGCAAAACGTGGTGGAGGATTTCAAGAATAG GTACGAAGATGAAATCAACAAGCGCACAACTGCCGAGAATGAGTTTGTAACACTCAAGAAG GATGTGGACGGTGCTTACATGAACAAGGTGGAGCTGGTTGCCAAGGTGGACTCCCTGACTGATGAGATCAATTTCTTGAGAGCCGTGTACGAAGAG GAACTGgctcagatgcagatacaaatctCCAACACCTCCGTTGTTCTGTCTATGGACAACAACCGAGACCTGGACCTGGACGGCATCATTGCTGAAGTCAAAGCGCAGTACGAGGAGATCGCTAACAGGAGCCGAGCTGAGGCTGAATCTTGGTACCAAACTAAG TATGAAGAACTGCAGGTTACCGCTGGCAGACACGGGGATGACCTCCGCAACACCAAGCATGAGATCTCAGAGCTGAACCGAATCGTCCAGAGACTGCGGAATGAAATTGACAATGTGAAAAGACAG TGCGCCAACCTGCAAGCAGCCATTGCTGAGGCTGAGGAGCGCGGTGAACTGGCCCTCAAGGATGCCCAGGGCAAACTGGCTGAGCTGGAGGATGCCCTGCAGAAGGCCAAGGGAGATTTGGCGCGTCAGCTGCGGGAGTACCAGGAGCTGATGAATGTCAAGCTGGCCCTGGATATCGAGATCGCCACCTACAGGAAGTTGCTAGAAGGAGAGGAGAACAG GCTGTGTGGAGATGGTGTAGGTGCAGTGAATATTT CTGTGGTCACCTCAAATGTTGGAGGTGGCTATGGAAGCAGAAGCGGTCTCGGCATTGGAGGTGGAAGCGGCTTTGGCGTGGGAGGTGGAAGCAGTGTCTGCATTGGAGGTGAAAGCAGTCTTGGCCTGGGAGGCGGGCTGAGTGTTGGAGGAAGCAGCTTCAGCTCTGGAAGCGGAAGAGGCATCGGCGGATTGAGCCTCGGAGGCGGAAGTGGCTCTAGCGTGAAATTCATCTCAACTACCTCTTCCACCAAAAGAAGCTACAGGAGCTAA
- the LOC115647760 gene encoding keratin, type II cytoskeletal 5-like isoform X4, translating to MSRQSTVRVQSGKQGFSASSAIIPNSCRTSYSSCSVSRARGCGAGAGRVVGGGSCFGSRSLYNLGGSKRISMAGSSGGFLCGAPGPVGAGYGFGFGGGAGGGYGLAGAGFGGGRVGLGFPVCPPGGIQEVTINQSLLTPLNLEIDPTIQRVRKEEKEQIKTLNNQFASFIDKVRFLEQQNRVLETKWSLLQEQGQKTVKNNIEPLFENYIGNLRRQLNNLMNERGRLEGELNNMQNVVEDFKNRYEDEINKRTTAENEFVTLKKDVDGAYMNKVELVAKVDSLTDEINFLRAVYEEELAQMQIQISNTSVVLSMDNNRDLDLDGIIAEVKAQYEEIANRSRAEAESWYQTKYEELQVTAGRHGDDLRNTKHEISELNRIVQRLRNEIDNVKRQCANLQAAIAEAEERGELALKDAQGKLAELEDALQKAKGDLARQLREYQELMNVKLALDIEIATYRKLLEGEENRLCGDGVGAVNISVVTSNVGGGYGSRSGLGIGGGLSVGGSSFSSGSGRGIGGLSLGGGSGSSVKFISTTSSTKRSYRS from the exons ATGTCTCGCCAATCCACTGTAAGGGTCCAGAGTGGAAAACAGGGCTTCAGTGCCTCTTCTGCCATCATCCCAAACAGCTGCCGCACCAGCTACAGCTCATGTTCTGTATCCCGGGCCAGAGGTTGCGGTGCTGGTGCTGGAAGGGTTGTTGGCGGTGGCAGTTGCTTTGGCAGCAGAAGCCTCTACAACCTAGGCGGATCTAAAAGAATCTCCATGGCTGGAAGCAGTGGTGGCTTCCTGTGTGGTGCTCCAGGCCCAGTTGGCGCTGGCTATGGATTCGGTTTCGGTGGCGGAGCAGGCGGCGGCTATGGGTTAGCTGGCGCTGGGTTTGGTGGGGGAAGAGTTGGCCTTGGGTTCCCTGTTTGTCCACCTGGAGGGATCCAAGAAGTAACCATCAACCAGAGCCTTCTAACACCTCTCAACTTGGAAATCGACCCCACCATCCAGAGGGTGCGTAAAGAGGAGAAGGAGCAAATCAAGACTCTCAACAACCAATTCGCCTCCTTCATTGACAAG GTCCGATTCCTCGAGCAGCAAAATAGGGTGCTGGAAACCAAATGGAGCCTGCTGCAGGAACAGGGACAAAAAACCGTGAAAAACAACATTGAGCCCCTCTTTGAAAATTACATTGGTAATCTCAGGAGGCAGCTGAACAACCTGATGAATGAGAGAGGAAGACTTGAAGGGGAGCTGAACAACATGCAAAACGTGGTGGAGGATTTCAAGAATAG GTACGAAGATGAAATCAACAAGCGCACAACTGCCGAGAATGAGTTTGTAACACTCAAGAAG GATGTGGACGGTGCTTACATGAACAAGGTGGAGCTGGTTGCCAAGGTGGACTCCCTGACTGATGAGATCAATTTCTTGAGAGCCGTGTACGAAGAG GAACTGgctcagatgcagatacaaatctCCAACACCTCCGTTGTTCTGTCTATGGACAACAACCGAGACCTGGACCTGGACGGCATCATTGCTGAAGTCAAAGCGCAGTACGAGGAGATCGCTAACAGGAGCCGAGCTGAGGCTGAATCTTGGTACCAAACTAAG TATGAAGAACTGCAGGTTACCGCTGGCAGACACGGGGATGACCTCCGCAACACCAAGCATGAGATCTCAGAGCTGAACCGAATCGTCCAGAGACTGCGGAATGAAATTGACAATGTGAAAAGACAG TGCGCCAACCTGCAAGCAGCCATTGCTGAGGCTGAGGAGCGCGGTGAACTGGCCCTCAAGGATGCCCAGGGCAAACTGGCTGAGCTGGAGGATGCCCTGCAGAAGGCCAAGGGAGATTTGGCGCGTCAGCTGCGGGAGTACCAGGAGCTGATGAATGTCAAGCTGGCCCTGGATATCGAGATCGCCACCTACAGGAAGTTGCTAGAAGGAGAGGAGAACAG GCTGTGTGGAGATGGTGTAGGTGCAGTGAATATTT CTGTGGTCACCTCAAATGTTGGAGGTGGCTATGGAAGCAGAAGCGGTCTCGGCATTGGAG GCGGGCTGAGTGTTGGAGGAAGCAGCTTCAGCTCTGGAAGCGGAAGAGGCATCGGCGGATTGAGCCTCGGAGGCGGAAGTGGCTCTAGCGTGAAATTCATCTCAACTACCTCTTCCACCAAAAGAAGCTACAGGAGCTAA